The following nucleotide sequence is from Zea mays cultivar B73 chromosome 1, Zm-B73-REFERENCE-NAM-5.0, whole genome shotgun sequence.
GATTATTTGCATGAATCTATTCTGTTGTACTTGTACATGTTTGGTTGAGATTATAGATCTTTGGAGGTGAATTTAGCTCAGAAAGCTAAACCAAATACACTCTAAATATGACCACGAAAATTGGCTACTACACAGATCATCTATAGAGAGACGTCAAAATAACTCAGAAATCAAGAACCGTACGTAGAAACTGATTTGTAGAGATAGCCTATACATAGTACTGTCTTcattttgttttaaaaaaaatatTCTATACAAATTTATTAAAATAAATAGTAAAAATGTTTCATTCAAGTGCTAGCTAGGGAGTACAAGACTACACGGCCACATATTTGCAAGAAAAATGGTCTTGAAACAGAAAAAAGGTATGAAACGACTTGACTACAATGTGGAAGCAGAACATATGGACAGGATAGGCAAAGAAGCGCAATCATTGGCTCTAAACTAATGTGATCATATATTTTATAGTTACAATCCTGTGGAACGGAACTTATATCCCGAGCACTTTCACTATCAGTATGCCTGTCTTAAATTAATTACGTAGCAGTTGTCCACGGAGTACACCATTAATTAACCGGCACAAATTGGACTAGTCGATCTGCAGAAATTAACCGACCTAGCCGAAGTTCTCGATCGAGTTTTGCCCAAAAAAGTTGTCCACAATCCCACGGCTCCACCTCTACCCACGCCAAATAAATTCAAGAGATAAACACAGCAAGTTGAGTTTGAAAAACGTTGGGCAAACGACCAGAGATACGAATATACTCATACGAtggggagagaagaagaaaaaatagccaaataacaaaaaaaaaaaacagagcTGGTGAAGTGATGTATCGTTCCATGTTTGCAAGACTGAAAAGAAATTGACGAACCTCCCTTCCCTTATCGTCGTGGTCCTTCAATAGTATAGCAGCACGTCGATCGACGAACCTTATTCCTGGGCCTCTCTGGCTATAAATACAGCCCATCTTCCCCACCCCGCAGGCCACAGCAGTCACACGAAGACAGCAAGCTAAACACTCGTACTCTGTCGTCTCCTTCCCGAGCCCACAAACCCTTTTGCCAATGGCACATCCTGCTAGTGCTAGCAATGCCCGCCTGACCACCACCATCCTCTTCATGTCGCTTCTGCTGGTCTTGGCTACTGCTTCACTGGGATGCCCGTGCCCATGCTCATACACCTGTGAGAACGAGCTGAACTGGCGCGTGTATCTGAAGCAAGTTGTCGGTACTGGACCAAGTCACAACCAGGAGGTAATTTTCAGACCTCAGCACGCTAATCCGTTCGGCCAGACCGTCGTTCAGGACTGGACGTTGGTAGACGCGCCTGCTCAAGGCGCAAAGGTGGTGGGACACGCGCAAGGCGTGCATGTCTTGTCTGATCTAGCCAACGTGGGCTGGTTCGTCTCCCTCAACCTCAACATGGTGTTCCAAGGTGACAGGTTAGCATTTTcgcttccctccctccctccctcccatcTGTTCATGGTGCGTCGGTCGATAACAACCCGTGCTTGTTGTGCGATAGGTTCAGCGGATCCACGCTCCCGGTGATGGGAGTTCTTCCACCGGAGGGGGAGTGGGCTGTCGTGGGAGGGACAGGAGAGCTGGCTCTGGCACGCGGCACGATCAAGCACAGAATAGCTGGAAGCGCACCCGAGACCAACTTCCGGCAGCTGGATATCCACGCCTTCTACGCGAACGGCTCAGCCAGCTGCGTCGTAGGTACATCTCTTCACTCCTGTTCCAAACTTCCAGCGGTCTAGGCTTTGCTTGTTGTTGATTTCGTAGTGCATACTTGAGGATCGGAGTAGTAAACAAAGTCTGTCAAAGCATGAAGAACACAACTTCACTTCACAgtcttgtctctctctctctctttttaaaACCTTTAATTAACTGATCTAGAACCATTATCTTGGTTTCATTTTCTGTCCACAGGTTCTGCTGCAGTGATAGCCGAGAAGGGGTCTGCTCACGCCAAGTGATGCCATGCGAAACAGTTGCATGCATCCTGTCTCAAGTGCAAACCTAcaggaaagaagaagaaaaaaaaaacataAATAATCAGTTGGACGGATGCAAATGAAGTGAATCAAGTGATGGTGCTGCCCTTCATGTCATGAGAAGTAGGCAGAGGAGGCAccgtttgtgtgtgtgtgtgtgtttcctTACAAATAAATAAGACATGGGTCTCTGGATGGAAGTCATGAAACTACCAATCCAGCGTCCATCTATCATGCATGCACACGGTTCGCTGTGGTCGTTGCTGTACGCAACTACTGTTGTCGTTGTAATGTTTGTTGTGTAATATTTTCAGGAAAAAAAAGCAGTTAAGTTTGCTTGAGAAAAGGGTTTGTATATCAAGATACATAACTCCGCTTTAAAAAATCAGCATTACAACTACTGGCTTAAGGGGATGAAAGATGAGATACAGATGCTACTGGCTTTTATCCCAGCTTTAAAAATCAGCATTACAAGTAGACTACAAATCGATGCGTATTACCGAGATACAGATGCTACTAGAGAGGAGATGAGTGACCACCTCACTCCTTGAGTACTCTAAATATCAAGGTCAAATCGATGCGTATTGAGGTGGCACAAGAAACAAAATGCGCCACCTAAAAATCGAGTGTATGCAGCGTAGATACAGTTCCTAAAAACACTCCGCTTCATATGAAAAGTTAGCCAAATGATCTAGATTCACGAAATCCAAATTTACTAGATTTGGATTGGAGTTAGCCAAATGATCTAGATTCACGAATTCCAAATTTACTAGATTTGGAGTTAGCCAAAATGATCTAGATTCACGAATTCCAAATTTACTATATTTGGAGTTAGCCAAAATGATCTAGATTCACGAATTCCAAATTTACTATATTTGGAGTTAGCCAAAATGATCTAGATTCACGAATTCCAAATTTACTAGATTGATAAATCCAAGGGGACAGATTTACTATTTTGATATAGTTGATCAAAATTACCCATCACTGTCACTGACTCAAAAAATTAACCGCTCACATTCAATCGATTTACAACCATATGAACGGTCTTCATTTAGTGAGGTGGACGCATAAAGGTCActggtcatatgttgtgtgcaatcATTATCGATTATCCAATAACTTCTACCAGTTTTTACACGCAAGAGATCAAGATAGGTGTAGTTTATTATTTATTGTTTGACTTTTTTTGACAAGTTTGACCGGCTCGTCTTATTTAAATTTTTGCGAAAAATGGAAAATTCAAAGCCATAGTTGGAGTATATTAAATAGTAGACAATATCACTGTAAAAATTAACAATAAATATGattttttttgaataagacgagtcggTCAAACTTAGGaaaaaagtcaaacgaattataaattaaaACGAATGAAGTATACAATTCATTTACATAATCCTTTACCGTTGTAAACTATATAAGTCTCTTTCTCTCCCCCTCCGTCTCGTCTAACTGGATAAGCTTCCATGCATGTAATTCAATAAGAACAACAAAAATGAGAGAAATTTCCATGCATATCTCCACTACTCTATAAGAACCTAACGTAGACCGTGGCGCACAGTTCTGCCTCCTCACGGCACATACGATTCACATGTTAGTGTCTTCCTTCTTCCCCGTGCGCGCCCTCTCCCCTCTACCCCTGCATCCGCATGGTCCTCGCCGCAATCCCCTCACCGATCAATGCCTCAGCCATGGAAGGAAAAATCCCGTCACTGCCACAGAAGGAAACACATCCCCTCGCCGCTATCCACGCCTCGCAGCAATCCAGCACGCAGGAATCCCATCGCCGACGACTCGCAGGACCAGCCCGCCCAATCGTTCTTCCCATGCACCGCAGATGCCCCGCCCATATCCTTCGCGCCCCAAATGCAATCCACGCCTCGCCGCCATGG
It contains:
- the LOC103641577 gene encoding pterocarpan synthase 1; its protein translation is MAHPASASNARLTTTILFMSLLLVLATASLGCPCPCSYTCENELNWRVYLKQVVGTGPSHNQEVIFRPQHANPFGQTVVQDWTLVDAPAQGAKVVGHAQGVHVLSDLANVGWFVSLNLNMVFQGDRFSGSTLPVMGVLPPEGEWAVVGGTGELALARGTIKHRIAGSAPETNFRQLDIHAFYANGSASCVVGSAAVIAEKGSAHAK